The region AGGCGGACCTCGACGCTGTACTGAAGATTGAATACGCGGCGTTCAGCCATCCCTGGACCCGCGGGATTTTTCTCGATGGGCTGGGCAAGTACCAGATCTGGCTGATGTTCGAGGGCGAGCAGCAGGTGGGCCACGGTGTGGTGCAAATCATCCTTGATGAAGCGCATTTGCTGAATATCACCGTCAAGCCGGAAAACCAGGGCCGTGGTTTGGGCCTGGCGCTGCTGGAACACTTGATGTCCCGCGCGTATGCCGCCAAAGCCCGGGAATGCTTCCTGGAAGTGCGCGACAGCAATACCGGCGCGTTCCGCCTGTATGAGCGCTACGGTTTCAACGAGATCGGCCGTCGACGCGATTACTACCCCGCCGTGGGTGGGCGCGAAGATGCAGTCGTAATGGCTTGCACCTTAGTCGACTAAGACACAAAACCCCTGTGGAGGCACACTCCTGTGGGAGCTGGCTTGCCTGCGATAGCATCCCCTCGGTCTCACTGAGACACCGAGGCACCAGCATCGCGGGCAAGCCCGGCTCCAACAGGGGCGGTGGTATGTCAGCGGTTACCGTCTACCGGGTCGATATCCGCCAACTCGGCTTCATCCAGCCCATTCCCGCCGCCGATCTCATCTTCATCGACGATGCTCAAATCGTAATCTGCCGGGCTGTCTTCACCTTCTTCCCGTGCATCCCGTGCGCCGTCCTCATGAATCAGCGTTTCCGGGCTCATGTCATCATCGGTGGGTTCGTGGTCATCCGTTGAAGCCCCGGTCATCCCGGCTTCACGTACCCGCTCGTCGGGCATCAGGTGTTCACGTTCACCCGGTGGGATTTCATCGCCGATTTCTGCCGTCGGCGCTTCTTCGTCAAAATCCAGCTCATGTATCGAGCCCATGCGGTCTTCATTGTCATCGATGGGTTCCGGCTGCGTAGCGCCGTAGGGACGTCGTGAATCTGTCATGGCCAATCCTCATGCTGTGGGGCTTATAGTGTGTGGACAGGCATGGCTCCCCAAAGATTCAAGCTAATTAACGCCGGTCTATTCTTTAAACCGGGCGTGACCCGGACGAGCGGTCGTCTGTCAAAGCTGCGCATCATTCCTGAGGCTTTCCCTGATGAACGAACTACAAGACCTGCTTGATAACAACGAACGCTGGGCGGATGCGATCAAACAGGAAGATCCCGAATTCTTCGCCAAGCTCGCCCGCCAGCAAACCCCGGAATACCTGTGGATCGGCTGCTCCGACGCCCGTGTACCGGCCAACGAAATCGTCGGCATGCTGCCCGGTGATCTGTTTGTGCACCGCAACGTGGCCAACGTGGTATTGCACACCGACCTTAATTGCCTGTCGGTGATCCAGTACGCGGTCGACGTGCTCAAGGTCAAACATATCCTCGTGACTGGCCACTACGGCTGCGGCGGCGTGCGCGCGTCCATGCAGGACCGCCAGTTCGGCCTGATCGATGGCTGGCTGCGCACCATTCGTGACCTCTACTACGAAAACCGCGAACTGTTGGCCCAGTTGCCGACCGAAGAAGAACGCGTCGACCGCCTTTGCGAGCTGAACGTGATTCAGCAGGTGGCCAACGTGGGTCACACCAGCATTGTGCAAAACGCCTGGCACCGTGGGCAGAGCCTGTCGATCCATGGCTGTATCTA is a window of Pseudomonas antarctica DNA encoding:
- the rimI gene encoding ribosomal protein S18-alanine N-acetyltransferase; its protein translation is MSEALSFRPMTEADLDAVLKIEYAAFSHPWTRGIFLDGLGKYQIWLMFEGEQQVGHGVVQIILDEAHLLNITVKPENQGRGLGLALLEHLMSRAYAAKARECFLEVRDSNTGAFRLYERYGFNEIGRRRDYYPAVGGREDAVVMACTLVD
- the can gene encoding carbonate dehydratase; translation: MNELQDLLDNNERWADAIKQEDPEFFAKLARQQTPEYLWIGCSDARVPANEIVGMLPGDLFVHRNVANVVLHTDLNCLSVIQYAVDVLKVKHILVTGHYGCGGVRASMQDRQFGLIDGWLRTIRDLYYENRELLAQLPTEEERVDRLCELNVIQQVANVGHTSIVQNAWHRGQSLSIHGCIYGIKDGRWKSLNTTISGFEQLPPQYRLRPLGEV